One Mycolicibacterium fortuitum subsp. fortuitum genomic window carries:
- a CDS encoding cutinase family protein — MSPVSLLRKSARVAAIASTLVSAALPLAFAAPATAAPCSDIEVIFARGTNDAPDLGRPGQAFADALRSQVGGRTVSTYGVNYPASYDFLAAADGATDAANRIATLAATCPSTRVVLGGYSQGAAVVDMLAGIPPLGNRVGEIGSAPPLAGELVPQVAAVVAFGNPSTKFGIPLTSSVFGSKAIDLCKDGDPICSRGRNPFAHSDYVTSGMAEQAASFVAGIV; from the coding sequence ATGTCCCCCGTGAGTCTCCTCCGGAAGTCGGCCCGGGTGGCCGCGATTGCTTCAACCCTGGTCAGCGCGGCTTTGCCGCTGGCGTTCGCCGCGCCCGCCACGGCAGCGCCGTGTTCCGACATCGAGGTCATCTTCGCGCGCGGAACCAACGACGCCCCTGATCTGGGCCGCCCGGGACAGGCATTCGCCGACGCACTGCGCTCGCAGGTCGGTGGCCGGACGGTGTCCACCTACGGGGTGAACTATCCCGCCAGCTACGACTTCCTGGCTGCCGCCGACGGCGCGACCGACGCCGCCAATCGGATCGCCACGCTGGCCGCGACCTGCCCGTCCACCCGCGTCGTGCTCGGCGGTTACTCACAGGGTGCCGCGGTCGTGGACATGCTCGCCGGCATACCGCCGCTGGGCAACCGGGTCGGAGAGATCGGATCGGCACCGCCGCTCGCCGGCGAACTGGTGCCGCAGGTCGCCGCTGTCGTGGCATTCGGAAACCCGTCCACCAAGTTCGGGATCCCGCTCACCTCGTCGGTCTTCGGCAGCAAGGCCATCGACCTCTGCAAAGACGGCGACCCAATCTGCTCGCGCGGCCGGAACCCGTTCGCACACAGCGATTATGTGACGTCAGGCATGGCCGAACAGGCGGCCAGCTTCGTCGCGGGAATCGTCTAG
- a CDS encoding EamA family transporter, which translates to MTAEAQLDRTTDRDHFRVGLLFAVSSALAFGSSGPFAKALMESGWSPTAAVTARLAGGALMMAAFASVVRPGWLREALGHAKTVVGYGLIPIAGAQLCYYNAVAHLSVGVALLLEYTAPILVVGWVWATTRRRPSVMTFGGVAVAIAGIILVLDVFSGAHINLVGVSWGLAAAVCAACYFMMSNKASTDGDGLNPISLAAGGLIIGTTAVALLGVAGIMPLTFTTNPVTIAGHTTAWLVPVIALGLIPTALAYTLGIIGIARLKPRFASLVGLSEVLFAVLIAWIMLGEAMSVSQAIGGAVVLVGLAVARQGDRSEQASPREATRIERATWPDMALQETSERAND; encoded by the coding sequence ATGACTGCCGAAGCCCAGCTCGACCGCACGACCGACCGTGACCACTTTCGGGTCGGCCTACTGTTCGCCGTCAGCTCCGCGCTCGCGTTCGGCTCATCGGGTCCGTTCGCCAAAGCCCTGATGGAGTCGGGCTGGAGCCCCACGGCCGCCGTGACGGCCCGGCTGGCCGGTGGCGCACTGATGATGGCCGCCTTCGCCAGCGTGGTCCGGCCCGGCTGGCTACGCGAGGCGCTCGGGCATGCCAAGACAGTCGTCGGCTACGGCCTGATCCCGATCGCCGGCGCCCAGCTCTGCTACTACAACGCCGTCGCACACCTGTCGGTCGGCGTGGCCCTGCTGCTGGAGTACACCGCGCCGATCCTGGTCGTCGGCTGGGTGTGGGCCACCACCCGTCGGCGCCCCAGCGTCATGACGTTCGGCGGAGTAGCCGTCGCGATCGCCGGCATCATCCTGGTGCTCGACGTGTTCAGCGGAGCCCACATCAATCTCGTAGGGGTGAGCTGGGGTCTCGCTGCCGCAGTATGCGCGGCCTGCTACTTCATGATGTCCAACAAAGCCAGCACCGACGGCGACGGGCTCAATCCCATCAGCCTGGCCGCGGGCGGTCTGATCATCGGGACCACGGCCGTGGCACTCCTGGGTGTCGCCGGCATCATGCCGCTGACCTTCACCACCAACCCGGTGACCATCGCCGGCCACACCACCGCCTGGCTGGTACCGGTGATCGCGCTGGGCCTGATTCCCACCGCGCTGGCCTACACCCTCGGCATCATCGGGATCGCACGGCTCAAGCCGCGGTTCGCCTCGCTGGTCGGCCTCTCCGAAGTGCTCTTCGCGGTCCTCATCGCCTGGATCATGCTCGGCGAAGCCATGTCGGTGAGCCAGGCGATCGGCGGAGCCGTGGTGCTGGTGGGCCTGGCCGTGGCCCGCCAGGGTGACCGCAGCGAGCAGGCCAGCCCGCGGGAGGCGACCCGGATCGAGCGGGCGACCTGGCCCGATATGGCACTTCAGGAGACGTCCGAACGCGCAAACGATTAG
- a CDS encoding CGNR zinc finger domain-containing protein codes for MLFTYDTELTLRAAMVLVNTDRVEGEQLSDQADLSAYLDDFGWTGRRDRDDAELAAVRALRTRLGDIWAVADDEEETVRRVNALLSDTKASPWLTRHNEMPEWHLHLASVDDPLAQRMGAEMAMALADLIRGGELRRLKICAAPDCEAVLTDLSRNRSRIFCDTGNCGNRQHVAAYRQRRRAD; via the coding sequence ATGCTTTTTACCTATGACACGGAGCTGACGCTCCGGGCTGCGATGGTGTTGGTGAACACCGATCGGGTAGAAGGCGAACAACTGTCTGACCAGGCCGACCTGAGTGCCTACCTGGACGACTTCGGCTGGACCGGACGACGCGACCGCGACGACGCCGAGCTGGCGGCAGTCCGGGCACTACGCACGCGCCTCGGGGACATCTGGGCGGTGGCCGACGACGAGGAGGAGACCGTCCGCCGGGTCAATGCCCTGCTGAGCGATACCAAGGCGTCGCCATGGCTGACCCGGCACAACGAGATGCCCGAGTGGCACCTGCACCTGGCGTCGGTCGACGACCCGCTGGCGCAGCGGATGGGCGCCGAGATGGCGATGGCGCTGGCCGACCTGATCCGCGGCGGTGAGCTGCGTCGCCTCAAGATCTGCGCGGCACCCGACTGTGAGGCAGTGTTGACCGACTTGTCGCGTAATCGCTCGCGCATCTTCTGCGACACGGGCAACTGCGGTAACCGCCAGCATGTGGCGGCCTACCGGCAACGGCGGCGTGCCGACTAG
- the eccB gene encoding type VII secretion protein EccB — translation MARRAATRLQLNGHRFLLRRTAHALVRGDARMLDDPLRAQAAAYGTGCVLAAVAVAVVAVLSLMRSGSVPGDAQVLMARDSGGLYVRIDDTVHPVPNLASARLIVGAPANPVTVNDAALAKVRRGPLVGIPGAPAQLGRPLGLDEADWAICDGAESAETMLVAGRADREMAALDSGKALLVSTRALGEATYLLADGWRARVDLRDIAVVRALHLEGVPARPVSQSLLDSIPEAPALQAPPIAGVGTPGPAAVGGLSVGTVVRVVRTGSAEFYVVLTDGLQRVGRVAADVIRFRVAQPRGGPPVLPADVVADVPVADSLAVARFPERVLPYARAVVCARWDPRQLGAGTNTVVAMADSLPDRSVQLAQSDGDGPNIDRVQMPVGRSVLLQAAGVTRDAAGGPLYLLNDLGVLFGVRDSATAEMLGLGRNAVPAPWPMLAMLPRGPELNRGSASTVRDTPA, via the coding sequence ATGGCACGGCGAGCGGCCACTCGGTTACAGCTGAACGGTCATCGATTTCTGTTGCGGCGCACCGCTCATGCGCTGGTTCGAGGTGACGCGCGGATGCTCGACGATCCGCTGCGCGCACAGGCAGCCGCCTACGGGACGGGCTGCGTGCTGGCGGCCGTCGCGGTTGCGGTGGTCGCGGTGCTGTCGTTGATGCGCTCGGGCTCGGTGCCGGGCGATGCGCAGGTCCTGATGGCGCGGGACAGTGGTGGCCTGTACGTCCGGATCGACGACACCGTGCATCCGGTGCCCAACCTCGCCTCGGCGCGGTTGATCGTCGGCGCACCGGCGAACCCGGTGACCGTCAATGACGCTGCGCTGGCGAAGGTTCGGCGCGGGCCACTGGTCGGTATCCCCGGAGCACCGGCGCAGCTCGGTCGACCTCTGGGCCTCGACGAAGCGGACTGGGCGATCTGCGACGGGGCCGAATCCGCCGAGACCATGCTGGTGGCGGGTCGGGCTGACCGGGAGATGGCCGCCCTGGACAGCGGCAAGGCGTTGTTGGTCTCGACGCGCGCGCTCGGAGAGGCGACCTATCTGCTGGCCGACGGCTGGCGGGCGCGAGTCGATCTCCGCGACATCGCCGTTGTCCGGGCGCTTCACCTGGAAGGTGTTCCAGCTCGGCCGGTTTCGCAGTCTCTGCTGGACTCGATACCCGAAGCACCCGCCCTGCAGGCGCCCCCTATTGCCGGGGTGGGGACGCCGGGGCCGGCCGCTGTGGGCGGGCTCTCGGTGGGCACTGTGGTGAGGGTGGTGCGTACCGGCTCCGCCGAGTTCTACGTGGTGCTCACCGATGGCCTCCAACGTGTCGGCCGGGTGGCCGCCGACGTCATTCGCTTCAGGGTGGCGCAGCCGCGTGGCGGACCGCCTGTCCTGCCGGCCGATGTGGTGGCCGATGTGCCGGTGGCAGACAGCCTTGCTGTGGCCCGGTTCCCAGAGCGGGTGTTGCCGTACGCGCGTGCGGTGGTTTGTGCGCGCTGGGATCCGCGACAGCTGGGCGCCGGTACCAATACCGTTGTAGCCATGGCCGATTCCCTACCGGACCGTAGCGTGCAACTGGCTCAGTCCGATGGCGACGGACCGAATATCGACCGCGTGCAGATGCCCGTCGGCCGCAGCGTGCTGCTGCAGGCCGCAGGCGTGACCCGTGACGCCGCCGGCGGCCCGCTGTACCTGTTGAACGACCTCGGAGTCTTGTTCGGAGTCAGGGATTCGGCGACAGCCGAGATGTTGGGTCTGGGTAGAAATGCCGTTCCCGCGCCTTGGCCCATGCTGGCCATGCTGCCGCGGGGCCCCGAACTGAACCGAGGTAGCGCATCAACCGTGCGGGACACGCCGGCGTAA
- the mycP gene encoding type VII secretion-associated serine protease mycosin translates to MNHSGRLAAALIASVPLLPIASAAAVVPPAVDAALLPKPAPAGPLRPTEQRQPCYQSPADGTTTGGNPLGLESVWPLTRGQGQTIAVIDTGVARHRLLPNLLGGGDYVSHGDGTADCDGHGTIVAGIAGGAPSDGFSGVAPDAAILAIRQSSNKFAEDGGSTGVGDVDTLAMAVRTAADLGATVINISSVACVAATAAPDDRALGAALSYAVDVRNVVVVTAAGNVGAGCEQQDSLAGVAGAPDWDSVRSISSPGWYDDLVLCVGSVGSGGAASVFSLAGPWVDVAAPGENLVSLHPDGEGLIDTVGRETPISGTSYAAPVVAGIAALVRSRFPHLSAREVMRRIEDTARTPADGWNPLVGHGVVDALAAVSGGTPSSAVLPAVPVAVRPSTPAATDPQPRRIAFGGAAVCLGATVLTALTVAAGRLRRRVPHG, encoded by the coding sequence GTGAACCACTCAGGCCGCTTGGCCGCCGCACTGATCGCGAGCGTCCCACTGCTGCCCATTGCCTCGGCCGCAGCCGTCGTACCACCGGCCGTCGATGCGGCCCTCCTCCCTAAGCCGGCACCGGCCGGTCCCCTCAGGCCAACGGAACAGCGCCAACCGTGCTACCAGTCCCCAGCCGACGGCACGACAACAGGCGGTAACCCATTGGGCCTTGAGTCGGTGTGGCCGCTCACTCGCGGCCAAGGCCAGACGATCGCTGTGATCGACACCGGGGTCGCCCGGCACCGACTGTTACCGAACCTGCTCGGCGGCGGCGACTATGTGTCCCATGGGGACGGGACCGCCGACTGCGACGGCCACGGCACCATCGTCGCCGGAATCGCCGGCGGCGCACCGAGTGACGGCTTCAGCGGAGTGGCACCCGATGCCGCTATCCTGGCCATCCGGCAATCGAGCAACAAGTTCGCCGAAGACGGGGGCTCGACCGGCGTCGGCGACGTCGACACCCTTGCCATGGCGGTGCGGACCGCTGCCGACCTCGGCGCCACCGTCATCAACATCTCATCGGTCGCCTGCGTAGCTGCCACTGCCGCACCCGACGACCGTGCCCTTGGCGCCGCGCTCAGCTACGCCGTCGATGTCCGCAATGTCGTGGTGGTCACCGCGGCGGGCAACGTGGGCGCGGGCTGCGAGCAGCAGGACAGCCTGGCCGGAGTCGCCGGGGCCCCCGATTGGGACAGCGTCCGCTCGATATCGAGCCCGGGTTGGTACGACGACCTGGTCCTGTGCGTAGGTTCAGTCGGATCCGGCGGCGCCGCATCCGTTTTCAGCCTGGCGGGTCCGTGGGTGGATGTCGCGGCGCCAGGTGAGAATCTCGTGTCCCTTCACCCCGACGGCGAAGGATTGATCGATACGGTCGGGCGGGAAACTCCGATCTCCGGGACCAGTTATGCCGCACCGGTGGTGGCCGGGATCGCCGCGCTGGTGCGGAGCCGGTTCCCCCACCTGAGCGCGCGAGAGGTGATGCGCCGCATCGAAGACACCGCCCGCACTCCGGCCGACGGCTGGAATCCGTTGGTCGGGCACGGCGTCGTCGATGCGCTGGCGGCCGTCAGCGGTGGCACACCGTCATCCGCGGTACTGCCGGCCGTACCGGTCGCGGTGCGACCGTCCACCCCGGCTGCGACCGATCCTCAACCCCGGCGCATCGCTTTCGGCGGGGCCGCCGTATGTCTCGGTGCGACGGTGTTGACCGCGCTGACGGTGGCGGCCGGTCGATTACGCCGGCGTGTCCCGCACGGTTGA
- the eccD gene encoding type VII secretion integral membrane protein EccD produces the protein MPDSLRHVSIHCGASDEEGHGATVDLSLPAAMTVGELLPWIVDALDAGHGHPRRWQLAHVGGPRLDESATLVQNDVHDGDLLVLAGVTEQPPAGRSLTAALNTAMLNAGSADDGLPTGLRVAGCLWACALGLVALVWSGLANHGPDRIAVAAAVAVAATAVAVAAPRFGLGPAMVTTLNVAAVAHVAVLGFLVVPAGPAPANVFLGATAAGSLGAVLMRVSRGGVEMLLTFVTVAAVVAVVTGCAVLWPLTPTVLGSLVSALGVALLPLTPRLSIALAGLTPPVPGYCGDQEETPDEDEFDADARISAGHRFLVSLVAGCSASAALGTAILTATSLQRVMAVEVAFTASVGVALLLRSRSYASGFCRIATSSCGFLALSATFVLVVALDPARGSWTGLLAVGTAVVLVWPITVQSPAVARVAEVLELGALAAVVPLACWLAGAFDAVRDLGLR, from the coding sequence ATGCCGGATTCCTTGCGCCACGTGTCGATTCACTGCGGTGCGAGTGACGAGGAGGGGCACGGCGCCACCGTCGATCTGTCCTTGCCCGCCGCGATGACCGTGGGGGAACTCCTGCCGTGGATCGTCGACGCGCTCGACGCGGGTCACGGCCACCCGCGGCGCTGGCAGCTGGCTCACGTCGGGGGACCGCGTCTCGACGAGTCGGCAACCCTGGTGCAGAACGATGTTCACGACGGCGATCTGCTGGTGCTGGCCGGGGTAACCGAACAGCCCCCGGCGGGTAGGTCACTGACAGCCGCGCTGAACACTGCCATGTTGAACGCTGGCTCCGCCGACGACGGCTTACCCACCGGATTGCGAGTGGCCGGCTGTCTATGGGCATGCGCTCTGGGCCTCGTGGCGTTGGTCTGGTCCGGACTGGCCAATCACGGGCCGGACCGCATCGCCGTGGCGGCTGCGGTGGCGGTGGCTGCGACCGCTGTGGCAGTGGCCGCACCACGTTTCGGTCTCGGGCCGGCGATGGTCACGACACTCAACGTCGCTGCCGTGGCGCACGTGGCGGTTCTCGGTTTCCTCGTGGTTCCGGCCGGCCCCGCGCCCGCGAACGTCTTTCTGGGCGCCACCGCCGCGGGTTCACTGGGTGCGGTGCTGATGCGCGTTTCTCGTGGCGGCGTGGAGATGCTGCTCACGTTCGTGACGGTCGCCGCAGTGGTCGCCGTCGTGACCGGATGTGCCGTGTTGTGGCCGCTTACCCCAACGGTTTTGGGCTCGTTGGTGAGCGCTCTCGGGGTGGCACTGCTACCCCTGACCCCACGGCTGTCCATCGCCCTGGCCGGTCTGACGCCGCCGGTGCCGGGGTACTGCGGTGACCAGGAAGAGACACCGGATGAGGACGAGTTCGACGCCGACGCCAGGATCAGCGCCGGCCACCGGTTTCTGGTGAGTCTGGTAGCCGGTTGTTCGGCTTCGGCCGCACTGGGAACCGCAATCCTCACCGCCACCAGCCTTCAGCGAGTCATGGCCGTCGAGGTCGCGTTCACCGCGTCGGTCGGCGTCGCGCTGCTGCTCCGCTCGCGTTCGTATGCGTCGGGCTTCTGCCGCATCGCCACCAGTTCCTGTGGATTTCTTGCTCTCTCTGCGACTTTCGTGCTCGTCGTGGCCTTGGACCCAGCGCGTGGCAGCTGGACCGGACTGCTCGCTGTCGGCACCGCGGTCGTCCTGGTCTGGCCGATCACCGTTCAGAGCCCCGCGGTTGCGCGAGTCGCCGAAGTCCTCGAACTCGGCGCGCTGGCCGCCGTCGTGCCGCTGGCCTGTTGGCTCGCCGGTGCTTTCGATGCCGTTCGGGACCTGGGGCTGAGGTGA
- a CDS encoding type VII secretion protein EccC — MEPIRMPPAAEVAVDAPPPLPRHNPASPLSRLLPLVVVVAMVGMVAVYLTSGAVATRGPVAMMFPVMMAVSAIGTAAYSLKNGGRAQQLHRDRGEYLRYLDGIDSVAAESARTQWLSLQLAHPDPACLWALAGGEQMWRLSPDAHGFCEVRIGVGERPASTRLIACSAGSDRDVDPVTVSALTQLIRRRSTIVGAPVTVDLRGLGHVTVGGQKDAARALVRAMICQLATAHGPRHLRIAAVVDISAADEWDWLKWLDHHWNDDGRSGPAALRLHAVTALPATQSPVHTVVIVDSAAASAVIPVAGAGVTVLTIAARAGIATGDLHLDLGAGTVGCGGQRALFDQMTYGQAVTCARRLARYGGTQVPETSGWSALMGIDDPARIEVDNVWMTRDPQRFLRVPVGRCSDGSAVHLDLKEAAHDGMGPHGLCVGATGSGKSEFLRALVLGLITTHPPEALNLVLVDFKGGATFLGLHTARHVSALITNLAQEAHLVARMADALAGEMTRRQELLRAAGNLANIAEYRRRADLPALPALLIVVDEFSELLQQHPDFAELFVAIGRLGRSLGIHLLLASQRLDEGRLRGLESHLSYRVCLKTFSPSESRAVLGIADAYELPNSPGAAYLKTPSGEIIRFQTSFVSEQRAVSERLPRSVCEAPKPRRFAVPWLSADQHHATVATTTVLQQVVDRLAGCGTPAHQVWLPPLPGAIPLSDVLLSDPEPLEVAIGLVDRPFEQRRDRLMVSLSGGRGNVAIVGGPQSGKSTAAKTLAVALAATHHPREVAIYCLDFGGGALGALQVLPHVGAVAGRADPDLVRRTIAELQALVRVREERFTALGIGSMAEYRARRDHGDVDDPWGDVFLIIDGWSTLRTEYDSLEPSITALAVQGLSLGLHVVVTASRWADFRPALKDQLGTRIELWLGDPAESEMDRKRARQLGRGAPGRGLTQDGHELLLALPRLDGNPTDAGIGAALARIGGILQAQHGADHAPAVRLLPDRVQVHDIGPVPRRRPATQALLGLGEHELAPVVVDFYAQPDLVVLGDTGCGKSTALRALCCDLVAENDPSGVQLLLVDFRRALLGVIDSGHLVGYAPSAGALDVALPRVLETLRSRMPGPEVTQRQLCDRSWWTGPELYVMVDDYDLVAGGGVNPLSPLLQYLPHARDLGLHLVLARRSGGAARAMFDPIMAGVKDLGCMGLMMSASPDDGILLGSTRPLRLPPGRGTLVTRSAPDQLVQVVLRGREDV; from the coding sequence ATGGAACCCATCCGTATGCCACCGGCCGCCGAGGTGGCGGTCGACGCCCCGCCTCCGCTGCCACGTCACAATCCGGCCAGCCCACTGAGCAGACTGTTGCCGCTGGTGGTCGTGGTCGCGATGGTCGGCATGGTGGCCGTGTACCTCACCTCCGGTGCGGTTGCCACACGTGGCCCGGTCGCGATGATGTTCCCGGTCATGATGGCGGTATCGGCGATCGGTACTGCGGCCTACAGCCTGAAGAACGGAGGCCGTGCTCAACAGCTTCACCGGGACCGCGGGGAATACCTGCGTTATCTGGACGGGATCGACTCCGTGGCCGCAGAATCCGCCCGCACCCAGTGGTTGAGCCTGCAGTTGGCGCACCCCGACCCGGCATGCCTGTGGGCATTGGCCGGCGGTGAGCAGATGTGGCGACTGAGCCCCGACGCTCATGGGTTCTGTGAGGTGCGGATCGGGGTGGGGGAGCGTCCGGCGTCGACCAGGCTGATCGCCTGCAGCGCCGGCTCGGACCGCGATGTCGATCCGGTGACGGTATCGGCTCTGACGCAACTGATCCGGCGCCGGTCGACGATCGTGGGCGCGCCGGTGACGGTGGACCTCCGTGGTCTCGGCCACGTGACGGTGGGTGGGCAGAAGGACGCGGCCCGAGCCCTCGTGCGCGCGATGATCTGCCAACTGGCCACGGCGCACGGTCCGCGACATCTACGCATCGCCGCAGTCGTGGACATCTCGGCGGCAGACGAATGGGATTGGCTGAAATGGCTTGACCACCATTGGAATGACGATGGTCGCAGTGGGCCGGCTGCGTTGCGGCTGCACGCAGTCACGGCGCTACCTGCCACACAATCACCGGTGCACACCGTCGTCATCGTCGATTCCGCCGCGGCTTCCGCGGTGATTCCGGTCGCCGGTGCAGGCGTGACTGTGTTGACCATCGCGGCGAGGGCTGGAATCGCCACGGGTGATCTGCATCTGGATCTCGGGGCCGGCACGGTCGGATGCGGTGGGCAACGGGCGCTTTTCGACCAGATGACGTATGGGCAGGCCGTCACGTGTGCCCGGCGGTTGGCGCGCTACGGCGGCACGCAGGTACCCGAAACCTCCGGTTGGTCAGCGCTCATGGGTATCGACGATCCGGCCCGGATCGAGGTGGACAACGTCTGGATGACACGGGACCCGCAGCGGTTCCTTCGCGTTCCCGTCGGTCGGTGCTCCGACGGCTCAGCAGTGCACCTCGACCTCAAAGAAGCCGCCCACGACGGCATGGGACCCCACGGGCTGTGCGTCGGTGCCACGGGTTCGGGGAAATCCGAATTCCTGCGCGCGTTGGTGCTGGGGCTGATCACCACACATCCGCCCGAGGCGCTCAACCTGGTGCTCGTCGACTTCAAGGGCGGGGCAACATTTCTCGGCCTGCACACGGCGCGCCATGTCAGCGCACTGATCACCAACCTGGCGCAGGAGGCGCACCTGGTGGCCAGGATGGCCGATGCCCTCGCCGGTGAGATGACCCGCCGTCAGGAACTGCTCCGGGCTGCGGGAAATCTGGCCAACATCGCCGAGTACCGCCGCCGCGCGGATCTGCCCGCTCTGCCGGCATTGCTGATCGTGGTGGACGAGTTCTCCGAACTGCTCCAGCAGCACCCTGATTTCGCCGAGTTGTTCGTGGCGATCGGTCGGCTGGGGCGCTCGCTGGGGATCCATCTGTTGCTGGCCAGTCAGCGGCTCGACGAAGGCCGGCTGCGCGGGCTGGAGAGTCACCTCTCGTATCGGGTGTGCCTGAAGACCTTCTCGCCCAGCGAGTCCCGAGCGGTGCTGGGTATTGCCGATGCCTACGAGTTGCCGAATTCTCCGGGCGCGGCCTATCTGAAGACGCCGTCCGGGGAGATCATCAGGTTTCAGACCTCCTTCGTCTCGGAACAGCGGGCGGTGTCCGAGCGGTTGCCGAGGTCGGTCTGCGAGGCGCCCAAGCCTCGTCGCTTTGCGGTGCCCTGGCTGTCGGCCGACCAGCACCACGCCACCGTCGCGACGACCACCGTGCTGCAGCAGGTCGTCGATCGACTCGCCGGATGCGGCACGCCGGCCCACCAGGTTTGGCTGCCTCCGCTACCGGGCGCCATCCCGCTCAGTGACGTCCTGCTGTCGGATCCCGAACCACTCGAAGTCGCGATCGGCCTGGTCGACCGTCCGTTCGAGCAGCGTCGGGACCGCTTGATGGTGTCATTGAGCGGAGGCCGCGGCAACGTGGCGATCGTAGGTGGCCCGCAATCCGGGAAGTCCACGGCAGCCAAGACTCTGGCGGTGGCATTGGCCGCCACTCATCATCCCCGGGAGGTCGCGATCTACTGCCTGGACTTCGGCGGCGGGGCGCTGGGTGCGCTACAGGTATTGCCGCACGTCGGCGCGGTTGCCGGGCGGGCCGATCCTGACCTGGTCCGGCGCACCATCGCTGAGCTGCAGGCCCTGGTCCGGGTTCGTGAGGAGCGGTTCACCGCTCTCGGTATCGGCTCCATGGCCGAATACCGGGCGCGCCGTGATCACGGAGACGTCGATGATCCGTGGGGTGATGTGTTCCTGATCATCGACGGATGGTCGACTCTGCGCACAGAGTACGACTCGTTGGAGCCTTCGATCACCGCGCTTGCCGTGCAGGGGCTTTCGCTCGGCCTCCACGTGGTGGTGACTGCGTCGCGCTGGGCCGACTTCCGCCCCGCGCTCAAGGATCAGTTGGGCACTCGCATCGAATTGTGGCTCGGCGATCCGGCCGAGTCCGAGATGGACCGCAAGCGAGCCCGACAGCTGGGCCGCGGCGCACCCGGCCGGGGGCTCACCCAGGACGGGCATGAGCTGCTGTTGGCGTTGCCCCGTTTGGACGGGAATCCCACCGATGCGGGGATCGGTGCAGCGCTGGCCCGCATCGGCGGCATTCTGCAGGCCCAGCACGGAGCTGACCATGCGCCCGCCGTTCGGCTGTTGCCGGACCGAGTTCAGGTGCACGACATAGGCCCGGTGCCTCGCCGCAGGCCCGCCACGCAGGCGCTGCTCGGCCTCGGTGAACACGAACTCGCGCCGGTAGTGGTCGATTTCTATGCGCAGCCCGATCTGGTGGTTCTCGGCGATACCGGTTGTGGCAAGTCCACCGCGCTGCGCGCCCTGTGCTGCGACCTGGTGGCCGAGAACGATCCGTCGGGCGTGCAACTGCTGCTCGTGGACTTCCGCAGAGCCCTGCTCGGAGTGATCGACTCCGGGCATCTCGTCGGGTATGCACCGTCGGCCGGGGCATTGGACGTCGCGTTGCCGAGAGTGCTTGAGACACTGAGGAGCCGGATGCCCGGGCCTGAGGTGACCCAGCGGCAGCTATGCGACCGCTCTTGGTGGACCGGTCCGGAACTCTACGTCATGGTCGACGACTACGACCTGGTGGCCGGAGGCGGGGTGAATCCACTCTCGCCGTTGTTGCAGTACCTACCGCATGCCCGTGACCTCGGGCTGCATCTGGTGCTGGCCCGCCGTTCCGGTGGTGCGGCGCGAGCGATGTTCGACCCGATCATGGCCGGGGTCAAAGACCTCGGATGTATGGGTCTGATGATGAGTGCCAGCCCCGACGACGGCATCTTGCTCGGATCGACGCGCCCGCTTCGGCTTCCGCCGGGACGCGGCACACTGGTCACCCGTTCGGCGCCCGATCAGCTGGTTCAGGTCGTGCTGCGGGGCCGGGAAGATGTGTGA